The Megalobrama amblycephala isolate DHTTF-2021 linkage group LG7, ASM1881202v1, whole genome shotgun sequence genome window below encodes:
- the LOC125273168 gene encoding GATA zinc finger domain-containing protein 14-like: protein MNLTGSCAGQTVKTCPSGSTQCLSLTTVTQIGDISSKMKIKGCVPICQSGFMNLGTSKTTYSCCTTDECNVQDAPDPPSTTVPNGKKCFYCDDQSCSNTVSCSGTEDHCITSTADIDGQTFFTKGCISKSVCDAVAEAADSLNLGSVSCCEGNLCNGDQNVTQSSTYNRDQNVTQRSTYNSDQNVTQRSTYNSDQNVTQRSTYNSDQNVTQRSTYNSDQNVTQRSTYNSDQNVTQSSTYNSDQNVTQRSTYNSDQNVTQRSTYNRDQNVTQRSTYNSDQNVTQSSTYNSDQNVTRDPHITSSTYNSDQNVTQSSTYNSDQNVTQSSTYNSDQNVTQRSTYNSDQNVTQRSTYNSDQNVTQRSTYNSDQSVTQSSTYNSDQNVTQSSTYNSDQNVTQRSTYNSDQNVTQSSTYNSDQNVTQRSTYNSDQSVTQSSTYNSDQNVTQSSTYNSDQNVTQSSTYNSDQNVTQSSTYNGAQSVSQSFLFLCCSLLSYFLLH, encoded by the exons ATGAATCTGACGGGTTCTTGTGCGGgacaaacagtaaaaacatgTCCCAGTGGATCTACTCAGTGCTTGAGTTTAACAACAGTTACACAAATTG GTGACATTAGTTCAAAAATGAAGATTAAAGGTTGTGTTCCTATTTGTCAAAGTGGGTTCATGAACTTAGGCACTTCAAAGACAACTTATTCTTGCTGTACCACAGACGAGTGTAACGTCCAAGATGCTCCAG ATCCTCCCAGCACTACTGTCCCCAATggaaagaaatgtttttattgtgatgATCAGAGCTGCTCAAACACTGTGAGCTGTTCAGGGACTGAAGACCACTGCATTACATCTACAG CGGATATTGATGGCCAGACATTTTTTACAAAAGGCTGCATTTCTAAATCTGTCTGTGATGCTGTAGCAGAAGCAGCTGATAGTCTTAATCTTGGGAGCGTCTCATGTTGTGAGGGGAACCTGTGTAACGGTGATCAGAATGTCACCCAGAGCTCCACATATAACCGTGATCAGAATGTCACCCAGAGATCCACATATAACAGTGATCAGAATGTCACCCAGAGATCCACATATAACAGTGATCAGAATGTCACCCAGAGATCCACATATAACAGTGATCAGAATGTCACCCAGAGATCCACATATAACAGTGATCAGAATGTCACCCAGAGATCCACATATAACAGTGATCAGAATGTCACCCAGAGCTCCACATATAACAGTGATCAGAATGTCACCCAGAGATCCACATATAACAGTGATCAGAATGTCACCCAGAGATCCACATATAACCGTGATCAGAATGTCACCCAGAGATCCACATATAACAGTGATCAGAATGTCACCCAGAGCTCCACATATAACAGTGATCAGAATGTCACCAGAGATCCACATATAACA AGCTCCACATATAACAGTGATCAGAATGTCACCCAGAGCTCCACATATAACAGTGATCAGAATGTCACCCAGAGCTCCACATATAACAGTGATCAGAATGTCACCCAGAGATCCACATATAACAGTGATCAGAATGTCACCCAGAGATCCACATATAACAGTGATCAGAATGTCACCCAGAGATCCACATATAACAGTGATCAGAGTGTCACCCAGAGCTCCACATATAACAGTGATCAGAATGTCACCCAGAGCTCCACATATAACAGTGATCAGAATGTCACCCAGAGATCCACATATAACAGTGATCAGAATGTCACCCAGAGCTCCACATATAACAGTGATCAGAATGTCACCCAGAGATCCACATATAACAGTGATCAGAGTGTCACCCAGAGCTCCACATATAACAGTGATCAGAATGTCACCCAGAGCTCCACATATAACAGTGATCAGAATGTCACCCAGAGCTCCACATATAACAGTGATCAGAATGTCACCCAGAGCTCTACATATAACGGTGCTCAGAGTGTCTCTCAGAGCTTCCTGTTCCTCTGCTGTTCTCTGCTCTCCTACTTCCTGCTGCACTGA